A section of the Pirellulales bacterium genome encodes:
- a CDS encoding GyrI-like domain-containing protein, with amino-acid sequence MEYNVRLEQLSSRPLAVVRCRAGLRELSKVVPEACGAVWNVVRSQQIPGAGRHVAVYLDDQINLEVGVELESAFAGCGEVVGSATPAGLVATTSHYGPYGLLQEAHEAIRLWCADNGHKLAGPNWETYGHWKDEWNSDPTKICTDIYYLLIADGG; translated from the coding sequence ATGGAATACAACGTCCGGCTCGAACAACTTAGCAGTCGTCCGCTGGCGGTCGTGCGCTGTCGCGCAGGATTGCGGGAACTCTCCAAGGTCGTTCCGGAAGCCTGTGGAGCCGTCTGGAATGTTGTCCGCTCGCAACAGATTCCAGGGGCTGGACGGCATGTCGCGGTCTACTTGGACGATCAGATCAACCTTGAAGTGGGCGTCGAGTTAGAGTCCGCGTTCGCCGGATGCGGCGAAGTTGTCGGGTCAGCGACCCCAGCCGGCCTCGTTGCCACAACGTCTCATTACGGGCCTTACGGCCTGCTTCAGGAAGCACATGAGGCGATTCGTCTGTGGTGCGCCGACAATGGGCACAAGTTGGCCGGCCCCAATTGGGAGACTTACGGACACTGGAAAGACGAATGGAATAGCGACCCCACAAAAATCTGCACCGATATCTACTATCTGCTCATCGCGGACGGGGGCTAA
- a CDS encoding SRPBCC domain-containing protein, with the protein MTTDTQHQHSPQAQHSIETVEIQKATDIAAPIEIAFEAMLDELGPDAQMMDGTAMPFKLEAWPGGRWFRDLGDKAGHLWGHVQVIKPPTLLEICGPLMMSYPAVNHLQYRFVAQGSGTRLTFVHRGMGLISPQHREGMPKGWGHWIDKIRERAERKRLK; encoded by the coding sequence ATGACAACCGACACACAGCACCAACACTCACCACAGGCCCAACATTCGATCGAAACAGTCGAGATTCAAAAAGCGACCGACATCGCGGCGCCGATCGAGATCGCCTTCGAAGCGATGCTCGACGAGCTTGGCCCAGACGCGCAAATGATGGATGGCACGGCGATGCCGTTCAAGCTGGAAGCATGGCCGGGTGGGCGGTGGTTTCGCGATTTGGGCGATAAAGCGGGTCACTTGTGGGGGCATGTGCAGGTGATCAAGCCGCCGACCCTGCTCGAAATCTGTGGGCCGCTGATGATGTCGTACCCCGCGGTGAATCATCTTCAATATCGCTTTGTCGCCCAAGGGAGCGGAACGCGGTTGACGTTCGTGCATCGCGGCATGGGACTGATTTCGCCCCAACATCGCGAAGGTATGCCCAAGGGTTGGGGACACTGGATCGACAAGATTCGGGAGCGCGCGGAGCGGAAACGGCTCAAATGA
- a CDS encoding metalloregulator ArsR/SmtB family transcription factor produces the protein MSRASAASDVFSAIAEPRRRQIIDLLSRRRRLAVGAIVVALGLPQPAVSKHLGVLREVGIVSVSKQGQRRVYELNFNQLRPVYDWVKTFEQHWERQLDRIRARAERRALAQSSAPGRATGKKGTS, from the coding sequence ATGTCCCGAGCATCTGCCGCGTCCGACGTTTTCAGCGCTATCGCCGAGCCGCGACGGCGGCAGATCATCGATCTGCTTTCGCGGCGCCGCCGCCTCGCCGTCGGGGCAATCGTCGTGGCGCTGGGACTGCCGCAGCCGGCCGTTTCGAAGCACTTGGGCGTGCTGCGGGAGGTCGGCATCGTTTCCGTCAGCAAGCAGGGGCAACGTCGCGTGTACGAACTTAACTTCAACCAATTGCGGCCGGTCTACGACTGGGTCAAGACGTTCGAACAGCATTGGGAGCGCCAGCTCGACCGCATCCGTGCGCGGGCCGAGCGGCGCGCCCTCGCTCAGTCGAGCGCGCCCGGGCGAGCAACCGGCAAGAAAGGAACCTCATGA